GACGTCGAGGTTCACATTCACGGCGTCAAGCGATTCGAGCAAGGCTGAGTAATATTGAAGAACATGGACTACTTTGGTTGGAAGTGGCACATCGATTCGGTCACAATTCCGGTCCAAAGTAACCACCACTTTTGGCCTAAGCTGCTTGACAAAATGAAGGACCGATGGAACCAGCGACGGATgatgagtgaaacaagaaagCGGCATATTTACAGCAACTGCCTCGCTATCGAAGAACTGACTTGCCAGTGGAAAGGAAGAGGAGCTCAATGATTCAATGTTCAAGATATTGAGCTCGAATGATAAGTTGATGTCTTTTGCATACTGACTTAAATTCTCTCTTGTGAAATTCAGCTCAACCTCGTCACAATTCGAAGGCGAAACTATGGCAGTAACTTTAAGAGAAGATGCATTGCTATTTCTCAAGGCAAGCTCTTGCATAAAGGAAGACCACTGCACTCCAAACCCAATATCAAAGTCAATAATGTGAATTCGATCGAAACGTTCTACAGCTTCAATGAGGACTTGATTGGAAGTGAAGTTTGCAAACTGGAGAACAGGTGAGATCTCTGAGAATGATTTGTAAGCTCCAATCTTGAATATGAAGCCGATGGGCGAGAAAGGCATGAAATTGGGAATGTTTGAATGGAGCAGTAGTTGCAATGCCTCCTTCATGTAGAGAGCAGCCCTCTGAAAAGGCTTGCCAACGGGGGAGAGCTGGTGATTGAGCCGCGCCAATATCCCTTGCGCAAGAACCGGATTACCAGCTTCTATCAGCTCAGCAGTCTTGTATAGCTGATCAAACATAGTCTGCTGAAGCTGGTTGCTTGCCTCGTCTCCGGCTGAACTCACCTTCTGCTGATGCTGCAGATGATGAGGAAACAATGGAAGCTGCACCTGTTGCTGCCTCCTGGCGAATTGCTCCTGCCCCGAATCCAAAAGGGGTAATCTCGGCACCTGATAATTGTGCCCGACCGCCGCACGCTTCGCCGGTTGCTGAGAGTAAACAATATGCTGCTCTTGCATTTGGGGGTATGTCAATGGCACAAAGAATGAAGGATTCTCTGAAAACTGAACTTGATTATGATTCATCATAAACTGAGGGTTGATAACCTGAGGCTTCTCATCCACGGTTCCAAACACAGGCTGCTGAAAGCCAAACACACCCGAAGTCGGAGCCGCGGACACCAACATAGGATTGTTACCGGAAGCAAACATGGGTTCAGAAACACCACAACCATTCTTTGCATTGTGACTCTCGATATTCTCAGCCCCAAGGAATGGGAAAGCAGGGTAATTCCCAGGCATAGAAGGGTCCATAACCAATCCTCCTTGCTCCACAACACCAAACCCTGAAGAACCGAAATCAACATTACGAGAGCCAGTTTGCAAGAGCTTGGTCAAACCAGCAGAAGGGTCCTCAACATCACCCATGATTAGCCTCAGAATGGACTGATCTTGACCCTCCCAGTCATCCATCATTCTTGCCCCACCACATTTCTCCATGGATCCTtctggaggaggaggaggattcTCTGAGGTTAGTGCTGCAGCAGAGGCTGAGCAGCCACCACCAGCAGCACTACCTTTGCTTGTGCTGTTGTTGCTGCTACCAAGAGAAGAGGACATTGTGCAGGTGGATGAAGGAGGGCTTTGGCTTCTTCTTGAGTCAAGAACAGATGTGGGCTCAGTGCAACCCACATAGCCtttattctcttcttctacttcttcttcttcttcttcccttctcctcCACTTTCCTTCttgtgatggtggtggtggctgATGGATACTATGATTATTAACAAGTTGCTGTTGATGGTGAAGCAGTGAGAACAGATCTGTTGCAGAAcaataagaagaagagaaatccaACACTCCCTTCCCTTGAAATTCCTCAGAAGGAAAGGGCATCGCCTTCATTTAACAAACCtggcaacaacaacaacaagaaccCACGAAACCACCCACACAAAAGACTCCAGCTTTATTCAAAGTTTGAACCTTTTGCCTCCACAACACCACCCCACAAAAGAAAACGCGGCAATGGGGCTTGGTTTCACAAATCCACAACCAAGGCCTGGAAATTAGGCTGGGACATAAGAGGGTGGAGGGAAAGATgagtttttgtttttggttttggaTTGGAAGAAGAAGCTCTGGATTTTTGGTGGGGTATTGTAAATATAAATTGCTGATGGAAACACTAAAACAATCCCATGGTGTTGGGGGAAACAATAATTaatagagaaagagaaagagaaagaaaaacttGGGCACCTCTCTAATAAAGCTTGTTGTTTTGTGGTTGCAGCTGGTTGCGTGGGTCGTTATTAAGCTCGAAATAGCTGCAGTGATGGGTGAAAGCCATGAATGTGATTCTTTGTTGCTTCTTgtgcgtttttttttttttgtgttgtttgttgaattctttatttttatataattttaagcacataaaaaataataaaattaaatattaagaataaataaatattttatcttattatttataaatgataataaaatgtttagtatttaaatttgtattttttgtttaagcTGGTGTGCATACGTAGTTTTCTCTCTGCTCGGTGGGGTAGCTGTCACTTCAGTGGGTTTTCCACCTTCGCACATGCGGCGCGTGTAATCACATCCATCTCCTTCTTGAAGCCTAGTCCACTTTTCAAGAGTTGCTCGATATCTTATTCTTAAGTGTGTTTTGACGTGATGatagtgtatttttttattagaagataatttttattgattgaacgaaaaaaattattaagataggctgaaaaaaaaaactaaagtaATATTGAAAATGGAACATCATACTAAATTACATAAAATTAGCATATTAATAATCTAATATGGAGAaggaaactaaaataattacaaGAACAATGctaaagaaataagaaaaatcaaattcaaacaacattgtgaatttaatcaatttatttttcacgTGATGTTGCAAGTTTTAACATAttatggaaattaaagagaaaatctTGTTTATTTTCAGACACAAAATCATTTCACATTAtatgatgaataaaatttattaattttagttaatatttaattaatattttaaattttaagtattaaattataaattataaatcctaataatataaatataaggtAGAGAGTGACAGTGAGTGGAGAGGAACAAATAGAGGCAAGCTAAAACAAAGAAGCGATGAGCGACAGCGGCAAACAAAGTCAAGCAAATAAGGTTGAGGGTGATAACAAACTAGAGACAACCCAAGGCATACACAAAAAAGAGAAATGGCGACGACGATAGCGAATTTGCGGTGAGCATAGACAAGTGCGCACAAAGTAAATCACCAGCGTAAACTTCAAGAGGAGAAGGTGACAATAATGATGacaaagacgaagaagaagaggcGACATTGACAAtgacagagaaaaagaagaagaagaattgttGCGATAGAAGAAGAGACGAGACGACGTAAAAAAGGTGCGaggagagaggaagaagagaggtaGATGGCTTTACGGAGGTGGAGACACATCGACCAGATTGGCAGATTTGAGGGAGGACGAAAGTAAGGGATTAAggcaaagaggaaaaagaagggGAGGAGTGGTGGAAGAGAACAAACACCTCAAAAAGAAAAGTCCTAATTTGAAAGGAGTAGAATGAGAATTTTAAGAGTCGAATGagggtattttttttaaaaaaatattattaaaatttcaatctctatttttagaaatttaagtCACATGTGTCCTATTTTTTAGAGATAGTGAAACGATTGAATTTCGTGtttcaaaactaaaattttaattttaatatttggctaataaatacaaatttgtTAGTGTTAGGATTTTTTAATTggtgaaattactaaaaaaccctatgttagaaataaaataagattatttAAGAAATTTCAAATATTCGAAAAATTATCGGGGATGGGGCGGGGATCTCCGCTCGGGTCCCGCGCCTGTCTCGGAAAAATTTTGCTCTCCATCTCCATTTCCACGAAAAATATTCTCTACCATCGGGACCCCATTTGGGGCGATCCCCGCGGAAATCCTCGCCTTCTGAAAATTTTTGACACTTTAGTCTCAGTCTAATCTTTGAAAACAAACACATctttataaattacaaaaatatattagatttgaatgcaaaaatattttttatattgaattctAATATGGAAGAGCATAAATTctgattttaataaataaaaataaagataaacattttattttttatattgacaaAATAAGTGTCGCAAtatgtgatatattttttttgaataaatctaaaaatattcctataagacaacaaaatttattttttttattaatatttgataaatctaaatattaaaaactaaattttaaatactaaattttaaattttaataatataaaaataaataattaattaaaaatattggcTACTAGTATCAAAAAACATTAATCTCCTGACATTTCTCCAAATGTAAACCCATTTTTTATCTGGAAGTTCTTCcatagaccttgatgcatactCAAATCTCTCCAGAACTTGAAAGATATGCATGCAGAAGAATCATACCATCCACAAAGgggcaataaaaaaaaatcacaaaaaggGGGAGTAACACCGTAAAGGGATTATCGGAACATgaacaaatagaaaataatatacCAACAGAaatcagaaataaaaagaagaggagaagaaaaattattattttttattatttgtctgaaataaaaatttaaaaaaaatagtgcaaaaaaaaaatgagtgtGGTCTACTAAATATTTTCCTTCAAATTAGATGGAAAAGTGCAAGGGAAATATTGTTATTTTGCTACAATTCAATattattctctctttttctaaaCACAATTAACCCAAATCCTTcctctttttattctattaatgtatttttttccttttataactttatatattatttttttcttttttattttatattcatccAAATATatctagaaaaaataaaaatctattcaacttttttttctcttttttttcccttttatttcctttctcttcactcctttttTTCCAACCaaacaaaatcttaaaaagaaaaataaaaagaaaaaattgattaatataTTGTCAGATTAAataagtcttttttttttaaatttcattggAATATTATAAGAGAATAATAAGGTAGATCTTTCAAGTTCTATTCATGAAGGTATTAATACTATTGTGTTATATTGCCTAATGAATATTTAGTCTTACAAATTTTGGCACCGTTTAAGTTTGATAGAAgtgatattttaaattaacttctaaattatttatttatggataaattaatttctaataaaaatgataaattagtTCTTGATACTTTATAATGTTagaaaaattactttttaataaaataaaatgataaattgtTTAGTATCTTTTAggatataaaataatttcatcaatcaatcatattatttttgaaaaatataaaattaatttgtctcttttttaaattagagcttatttaattttttattttattagaaaccaatttactaattttttttaaaatatcaaagatcattttattaaattctttttattaaaatgaatttatacaaaaacaaaaagtgttgAAAATCAACGTAAactatctctttttcttttgatcgGGATTCTTTAGAAAGCTTACATCATGTTATATTATGTGGATCAGATTTGGTTGCATGGAATAGAATAAAGCAACCTTTCATATCATATCAAGTTCAGAAACTAAGATCGGGAGATAtgagatatataattatattatatatttttttatcaaattaaattttttaaacaaatatgatcataatatattattaaagtttttgTGACTAAGattctaaaatttgattttcgttattcaaaaaaaaataacataagataaactaaaaaaataaacaagagaaAAAAACTTATAAATAATCAcgtttcaaattaaaaaaaaaacttgtatgagatggtatattattaaaaatataattatttataaatttttttctatcacTTTAAATTATTGCTAATATCTTGGTGAACAATAATACTAAATTTGGAAATGATAATATCACttcaattctaatattttttctatgtgataattacataaatttttgtttcttgccAAGTTCAACTATCTTGAATTGGATCTTCACTCTGCGAGTGACAAAATTATTCTGTCACAGGCATCTTTAATTACCATAgtaatgaattatatttttattttttggcaaacgtatgaatttgaattttacatTTACTAGATGTCTCTATAAAAATAGCAGTTATCAGACAGTTTTTCCAACAAATAAGTacaattatttttagtaataacaattaaatGCAATGCAAAGTCACTTTCAATCTTTTCTTGACAAAGAAGTATTACTTGCTGCAgcaattgaaatttttattgcTGGATAAAATCTTATTTCAAAACCAAATAGAGATAACCCAGATAAGTAATTAATAAGGCAATATATAATACTAAAAGTGGTTAAAGAAATTAACGGTACTACTTAACACCAAAAAGCAAGCATGGAGTCCATTATTAAATATGTTTTTaccataataatattttttatacattcttgacattgatataaaaatatagttattattaattaatttagatatttaaataatttttaaaatctataaaaacgaataaaatatgtattaattattgaaaaaatattagtattaaaaatagTGTATATCTATTATAAAAGATATACATAATAAAATTGTATTTGTTAGTAAGAAGTATCATGATATTAgttctctaaaaaattttagtaaaattatgaaaaaataagaaaagaaaatatgaagaatttTTATTGCATGTTAATGTTGTGGTATCTTATGAGAGAATAATGTTATCTATTTATACTAATTATTaaactgattttaaattttaaaataagctAAAACAATCAGAATTTGTAGATAATTCTGTTAGAGAAAGATAAGTATaactaacttaaaaaaatataagtataacaaataaaaataaaataagaatttaatatGTCCCACAAGCTGATGGATGAAAGATGTCAATAATCCACAACTTGGATAAGTTCCGATAAAATGGTTGAGAAAGACACGTGCGGCATGGTGATGCAGAAACATAGAAGGAGATGCTGTGCTGAGGAAGAAAGAGCAAGCAGCGATCTTTAGAGAGCGCATAGAGCGATAAAAGTGATCTTCATAGGACGCGTAGAGCGCGATAAGAATGATCTTTTCTATGTGATAAGAGAGGGCGTGTAGAGCACGATAAGAGAGAAGGCACGTAAAGCGTAATGAGAGAGTTCTTCAGAAGGCGTGTAGAGCGCAATAAAAGTGCAGACGAAATTGTCGAAAAAAAGAAGCACAGGTAAGAAAAAAAACtgccaaagaaaaagaagcgcAGACGGAGCTGGAAAAAATAAGGGCAGACGGAACTGTCAAAAAAAGGCACAAACAAAACTGTGAGAAGGGAGCGCAGACAGAACTGCCAGAAGGGGCGCAGATGGAGCTGCGGGAAGGAGGCGCAGACGTAATTGACGGAAGGAGGGCGTAGATGGAATTGCTGGAAGGAAGCGTAATCATTTAGGTTCATTCGAATCGGAATGATAAGATGAAAATGATGGATTATTTGGTGAGGTGAGAAAGTATCAAATCTGTAGGAAGAACGAAATTATGTTTATATAGTGATTTATCACTGGAAAGAAGATGGTTTATATATCCTCCTCAAGAAGGATACCATGATTCGGATACCATAATAAAACtatgaaagaataagaaaaaaatgaagaattttTATTGTGTGTTGTTGTGGTATCTTATGATGAGAGAACAATGCTACCTATTTATACTAATGACTAAactgattttgaattttaaaataagctAAAACAACTAAAATCTCTAGATAATTCTGTTAGAGAAAGATAAGCGTAACTAACTTAGAAAAAGATAAACataacaaattttgtttttagaagaagaagataagataacaaataaaaataaaataagaatttaataaatttaaaccgATAAAAAGAAGtaacatgaataattatatgtCTAATATCTTCTTCAAGCAAGAGCCTcgttttgaatttgtttaattttttcatagactttttttttctctttttatttgttttgtattatttttttacttttgggaTTTACAAAAAATCAAACTCTAAACATTTTAAATATAGAGCATTCATATCATGtcatgatattatttttttgaaaaatttaaattaataaaataatataatataaatagttatatctctaataaaaaaaatggctaccaaaattatattttatagttGTGACTAATCTTCTATTGACTTCTAAGGCACACATTTAATCAAATCCAAAGGTGCATGAGTTTTAGAAGCTAAATTCTAAGGCACACATTTAATCAAATCCAAAGGTGCATGAGTTTTAGAAGCTGAATTCATATATAGGTTtaatatcattttaaattacTGACATTACAAAAAGTTCATTTATTATTGTCAGTTTTACTATTAAATTTTAGATGGGACATTCTTATCAAAGTTTATCGTTATATTTTTTGAAGAATTACTATAATAATTTGGACGGCAACATCGAATTTAATAgcctattttaaaatttgatggtaATTTTTTTGGGCAAATATGAAGTTTAATAGCGTCAATATTACTgttgaattttgtgacaaaaAATCCATCAATaacaccaaaaaataaaagGCATCATTTTGGTAACTATTAACTCATTACcatcaaatttttttgtcaataaaTCTGACGATAATTTTGGAATAAACTTGAAATACAAACCCTTTCGCCCTCAATTTTGCGAAtcccctttctctttcttctcctcttctctcttctctcttcttctcctacATTTAAATATGCTTAGctaaatttatctttattttttagttaactGTCACTCTTTTAATATACTTATCCAATATATACAGACAAAGTTGTTAGAGCGTCCTGTTTCTTTGGTGGATGTATTCAAGCAAACCCACACGGTCAACAAGAGGTTTATTGATTAGTGGTCTGCGAACTTTTTATAGAATTCAATGATATACTATTATATCTATACTTATATTGATATTAGGGATAGAAATAGGTCAGACGGTCTGTCAAGAGCCTGCAGCCTAGCCTGTATTTGGTCTGGCCTGACCTGACCTGTTATAAAATAGGCACAAGCTCAGGCCTTTGTAAAAGCTTTAATATGTTAGTAGGCCAGGTTCAGGCTCGCTAATTAGCGTTATTGGCCTGTCAGGCCTGCCTGACctattaaaacataattaaatatataaattatttttttattattattacaattattagatattttaaatttattatattttattataaatatttttgtatattttaaatactttgaaagtttaaaaattcttataaatattaaatatgatatattacttataaatatttttattcaaaaaataattttttaaaataatattttttttgtaaaaaaaaatttatcaggCCTTCTAACAGGCTACAGGCCAGGCTAGACGGAATAACAGACTAGGTGTAGTACTTTGAAAAAAGTCTATAACAGGTTACAAGCCAAACCTAGGCCAATTAATTACATAATAGGCCAAGCTTGTTAAGAGTAAAGTCTGGCCTGGCCTGACCTATTTTCACCCATAATTGACATGTACATTAAATGTGTTAGGATTTATAGATCCAAAACTGAGGCCACGATGCAACAATCTCAGCAGATAACAGACGATGACAATGCCTCAAATCGTCGAATGCATCTGTGGTGGATCCTAATGTCGTGTGGTGTCAGACTGCATTCGAGCCGTACAAGAACCACATCTTCGGAGTGGAGTCATTCTTCGCTAGTAACTTGTGCACGTCCACCTTCAGGGCATCTTCCACCTCGGCCACCAGCTCTATAGATCAGTAGGACGTAGATTTGCGTGAGCAGGTCTACAACTTAACCCAAATCCTGTAGGAATAGGTTCAACAACTTCATGTAACTGGGAAAAGGTACAATGAATTCCTTGCACGCATGGCAGAAAAGATGCTCGGGAGGAAGAGATGGAGTCCTTGAGGTAGGAGCTTAAGTAGGAGCTAGAGCAAATACAACACATGCGGTAGTAGATGGATGTCTACTATGAGCAAATGCGCACGAGGATAAAATGCCAGATGCGACTCCTCCTTATCTGCACTTTTACCAGCACAGACACTGGCACCCCCAACGTCCCCGCATCAGTAATAGCAGCGAGAGATCAATAGGAGGAGGACGACGACAATTACGAGGACCTATAGGCTTTGCTTTTGTATAGTTTGACATTACTATCTTGTATTTTGTTGACGAGATtactttattctatttttagcGGTTGTTATTTCAGATTATAttgtagttttttattttaatgaggttataatgatgataatataaataaaatattaaataaaaattaattttttattaaaatattactgtcagattttgttgaaaataaatCCGATGGTatcatttagattttttattaaataatattgcCGTTGAAATTTTTGATAGAAATTTTCGACAATAATTAAGgtgtcaaaaaataaaatggcgCTAATGTTACTGTCGAATATTTTTCCAACAGTAGTTATAAATTAAAATGGCCATTCTAAAagcaattattattataattaacgTTATATTCCTAAAATTTATTGGTAAATAATTATCGACAATATATTATCAGATTCGGTTTGACAATAAATTCGAtgataaacaattttttaaagaattttgcctataaatttgataattttatattttattttattgtgatttcattatttagtatatttaaagTTAGTATATGATTTTGTCAAtaagttataactcaaatagcATAATTTTTCTATACTTACACCTAAGAGGTCTTATCTTTgctaaaaaaaaagttagtatatgattttattttatggtatatatatatgttatttcgTGTTCTTATTTTATCTCTAAGTTATGTTGGTTACTTCCCtctttttctttaaaagaaaaacagtaTTATTggatctaaaaaataatttgaatacGGGTGAATAACTAAAATgatatatgaaaatatttagaaaaataattttaaatatataaaaattgtttatcaaatataaaagttatttgctatttataaatttgttttgttatttttattacatttttttagtttttaaaattcatttattgtttgtaatttttaaattatttttatgagtaatataaaatttttaagtaacaatttgatatttttgtttgaATATACTTATCTCTGAGAATTTAATGATcctaagaaaatacaaaataatttttatatgaaaaaaactAATGGCCTCTAATAATGGTTGTGTGTGTGTGAAATGATCAAATAACTCTAAATCTTTTAGCAAAGTATGAGCTGAATCTTCTTATTCTTTGTTAGCATATGTGTTGTCatcatatctttatttttcttatccaCACTCTTATTGTGGATGGTGCTTGCATTGTTTTTGCTATAGTTCCTTTCTTAGTTTCTTTTTCccctttatataaaaatttcattgatcttcaagaaTGGTAATTGGTAAATGATGAACTTCCGTTTGCGACATTATGAATATTATTTGagaaactataaaaaaattattatataataactaaGTAGATAGCTACTTACTAGTCGTTCAATAATGTACATATTAGGCTAAATAATAGTagtcattaattattattgttaaaaattttgttgatgAGCTATATTTTGTTGGCCAACCGTAAAAAGCTCTCGACTACCGAAGAGATTTCGGAGAGGAATCAAGTaagagaacataagatgagaaaacaccacatccaactcaaaactttaaggtgtcaagttaataggtctctcatcttataaactccccACTCTTCCTTACTTTCTTTGATGTAGGACTAACTTTAACACTCCTCACACTTACAACACTAATATATCTAATATATCTGTCCTTCTAATATTATATTGATCTTAGACGGttataagatatatatatatatctatagtATTAGaactattataattattaataggtttagtattatttaattaaagatGAATAAGTAGTTTTTACACAAAACGCATATTGATATGAAATTATTCTTATgtctttatttaataattgaaaaGTTTAGAATAGATGTGACctttcaattaattaaattact
This sequence is a window from Arachis duranensis cultivar V14167 chromosome 2, aradu.V14167.gnm2.J7QH, whole genome shotgun sequence. Protein-coding genes within it:
- the LOC107475474 gene encoding scarecrow-like protein 27; translation: MKAMPFPSEEFQGKGVLDFSSSYCSATDLFSLLHHQQQLVNNHSIHQPPPPSQEGKWRRREEEEEEVEEENKGYVGCTEPTSVLDSRRSQSPPSSTCTMSSSLGSSNNSTSKGSAAGGGCSASAAALTSENPPPPPEGSMEKCGGARMMDDWEGQDQSILRLIMGDVEDPSAGLTKLLQTGSRNVDFGSSGFGVVEQGGLVMDPSMPGNYPAFPFLGAENIESHNAKNGCGVSEPMFASGNNPMLVSAAPTSGVFGFQQPVFGTVDEKPQVINPQFMMNHNQVQFSENPSFFVPLTYPQMQEQHIVYSQQPAKRAAVGHNYQVPRLPLLDSGQEQFARRQQQVQLPLFPHHLQHQQKVSSAGDEASNQLQQTMFDQLYKTAELIEAGNPVLAQGILARLNHQLSPVGKPFQRAALYMKEALQLLLHSNIPNFMPFSPIGFIFKIGAYKSFSEISPVLQFANFTSNQVLIEAVERFDRIHIIDFDIGFGVQWSSFMQELALRNSNASSLKVTAIVSPSNCDEVELNFTRENLSQYAKDINLSFELNILNIESLSSSSFPLASQFFDSEAVAVNMPLSCFTHHPSLVPSVLHFVKQLRPKVVVTLDRNCDRIDVPLPTKVVHVLQYYSALLESLDAVNVNLDVLQKIEKHFIQPSIRNVITGHHHYHSQEKLPHWRNLFVQSGFSSFTFSNFTEAQAECLVQRAPVRGFQVERNHSSLVLCWQRKDLVSISSWRC